In Sphaeramia orbicularis unplaced genomic scaffold, fSphaOr1.1, whole genome shotgun sequence, the DNA window TTAAAGGGATGGAATcctttcatttactgttttttttatgttagcgtTAGCATAAATGCTAGTTTCATAACAGACCTGGGGGTGCATAAATAAACTGAGGAACatttgtaaagtgtgtgtgtgtgtttttgtggtttttagatCACGGTTACATCGAagggaaacagctggaggagctTTTCCGACACGCGATGGAAAAACTGGGGatgaaggtaaaaataaaaacagcacattcctttatttatttatttattcattcatttagataaaaaaaaaagtcgcagGAAAAGAAAACATGCTTTTATCACATCAGTAAATCGACCACATTATGAACGAAAATGAAACCAGagggtaaataaataataaaataatgaaaacagctgcAGGTTAGCATGTCAATAACAACTACAACACTGTCAACAACTGttgtttatactgtttatattgttgtttatattgtctttgttgttgtttacactgttttttgttgtctatactgtttgttttgttgttgtttacactgtttgttttgttgtttacactgtttgttttgttgtttacacTTAAATCCATCCAGGGTCGGGAGGTAAAACCATTTCAGTACCgttgcttttattttaatttttcttctgatTTTCTATTCGTTCATCTTTCACTGCGTCGTCTCTGATCAGTATTTTAATATATTGAAAACAGTTTCATCACCTCTATGACATCACACTGGACATTTGAACTAAACCCCGCCCACCGGACCAgacctggactggaccggaccggaccagtCTGTGATGTCATAGGTTTGGTTCCTGTTTGATTTAAATGTTCAGTCGTTTGTTGTCGTTTCCAGGACGACGTCAGCGCAGAAGAAATCCAACGACTGAAGGAaaaactgaaccagaaccagaaccagaaccggaccGACCCGTCTGAGCACAAACGACTGCACATCCAAGAGGTACTGACCCAGCAGAACCAgggtccagaacaggaccagggtccagcagaacctgggtccacaacaggaccagggtccagcagaaccagggtccagaacaggaccagggtccagcagaacctggGTCCACAACAGGGccagggtccagcagaaccagggtccagaacaggaccagggtccacaacaggaccagggtccagaacaggaccagggtccagcagaacctgggtccagaacaggaccagggtccagcagaacctggGTCCACAACAGGGccagggtccagcagaaccagggtccagaacaggaccagggtccacaacaggaccagggtccagcagaacctg includes these proteins:
- the LOC115416889 gene encoding secretagogin-like produces the protein MDAALQRLDAAGFLQIWKRLDPDDHGYIEGKQLEELFRHAMEKLGMKDDVSAEEIQRLKEKLNQNQNQNRTDPSEHKRLHIQE